The following are encoded together in the Thermus neutrinimicus genome:
- a CDS encoding primosomal protein N', with amino-acid sequence MRLLQVALPLPLPPMTYLPPLGPKGVDGEEALGKRVAVPWRGEVRVGVVVGEGGRPSHALRHAIAYLDSRPYLRPEEILFLEEAARYLFAPLGQVLADFLPPFPELKHRVRLYPGADPALLPKGLESLITWQEAKGFDPRLLDYLREAGVLQEEVGFKEGRRVLLPLQERHPEPLLDAILQVLRSLGQAESLAALARAAGVGVGRVKRLLAEGYIGYGAPREPSPQGEPLEPLFLPERPERLNGGRFGERMRLLAGLVSAGSHLVLFPEVSLLERFLRHFPQARPYHGGLSREAREALFRNPGGLVFATYGGLLLPFTPDSLVVVEEGSESYKLPSGSRAFVPPLAELRARLLGVPLTYLSLVPAVEVLEKPGLAFPVPRPRLLLVDLRREKGYPLAGRAWALLRQVEEKGRQALVLSSRLGYSALLLCADCGYKPTCPNCALPLRYHKGGKGELVCHQCGHRQPPPALCPECGSPLLEPKGPGLEWLEEELKGRLSLPVYRYSKEGKDDLGPLLAGEPGVVVGTTALLRGPVLPELALVLLPYADGFLYDADFRAAERYHRLLWALTELRPGRRPLLVLQTYTPDHPAHEALLQGSVEAFPWREKALREALDYPPKVRMVKLEVAHRKEERALEEAYALLSALKGVAREGEVLGPAPGPVPRVKGLYVFHLLLKGSTERLRELLSRLDRRRFKLDPDPHRFVGLLED; translated from the coding sequence ATGCGCCTTCTTCAGGTGGCCTTGCCCCTGCCCCTTCCCCCCATGACCTACCTGCCCCCCCTGGGCCCAAAGGGGGTAGATGGGGAAGAGGCCCTGGGGAAGCGGGTGGCGGTGCCCTGGCGAGGGGAGGTGCGGGTGGGGGTGGTGGTGGGGGAAGGTGGCAGGCCGAGCCATGCCCTACGGCATGCCATCGCCTACCTGGACTCGAGGCCCTATCTGCGCCCGGAGGAGATCCTTTTCCTGGAGGAGGCCGCCCGCTACCTCTTTGCCCCCTTGGGCCAGGTGCTTGCCGATTTCCTGCCCCCTTTCCCCGAGCTAAAGCACCGGGTGCGCCTCTACCCGGGGGCGGACCCAGCCCTTCTGCCCAAGGGGCTGGAGAGCCTTATCACCTGGCAGGAGGCCAAGGGCTTTGACCCCAGGCTCTTGGATTACCTGCGGGAGGCTGGGGTTTTGCAGGAGGAGGTGGGCTTCAAGGAGGGGAGACGGGTCCTCCTCCCCTTGCAGGAGCGCCATCCCGAGCCCCTTTTGGACGCCATCTTGCAGGTGCTCCGCTCCTTGGGGCAGGCGGAGAGCCTGGCGGCCTTGGCCCGGGCCGCCGGGGTGGGGGTGGGCCGGGTAAAGAGGCTTCTCGCCGAGGGGTATATCGGTTACGGAGCCCCCAGGGAACCCTCCCCCCAGGGCGAACCCCTGGAACCCCTTTTCCTGCCGGAAAGGCCAGAGAGGCTCAACGGGGGAAGGTTTGGGGAGAGGATGCGCCTCCTGGCGGGCCTGGTGAGCGCGGGAAGCCACCTGGTCCTCTTCCCCGAGGTGAGCCTTTTGGAGCGCTTCCTTCGCCACTTTCCCCAGGCTAGGCCCTACCACGGGGGCCTTTCCCGGGAGGCGCGGGAGGCCCTTTTTCGAAATCCCGGGGGCTTGGTTTTCGCCACCTATGGCGGGCTACTCCTCCCCTTCACCCCGGATTCCCTGGTGGTGGTGGAGGAGGGTAGCGAAAGCTACAAGCTTCCCTCGGGAAGCAGGGCCTTTGTACCCCCCTTGGCGGAGCTAAGGGCCAGGCTTTTGGGCGTGCCCCTCACCTACCTTTCCCTGGTTCCCGCGGTGGAGGTCTTGGAAAAGCCGGGCCTGGCCTTTCCCGTGCCCAGGCCGAGGCTTCTCCTGGTGGACCTGAGGAGGGAAAAGGGGTATCCCCTTGCGGGCAGGGCCTGGGCCCTTCTAAGGCAGGTGGAGGAGAAAGGGCGGCAGGCCCTGGTCCTTTCTTCCCGCCTGGGCTATAGCGCCCTCCTCCTCTGCGCTGACTGCGGGTACAAGCCCACCTGCCCCAACTGCGCCCTTCCCTTGCGCTACCACAAGGGGGGAAAGGGAGAGCTGGTCTGCCACCAGTGCGGCCACCGCCAGCCTCCCCCGGCCCTGTGCCCGGAGTGTGGCTCCCCCCTCCTCGAGCCCAAGGGGCCGGGGCTGGAGTGGCTAGAGGAGGAGCTGAAGGGGCGCCTTTCCCTGCCCGTGTACCGCTACTCCAAGGAGGGGAAGGACGACCTGGGCCCCCTTCTTGCGGGGGAGCCTGGGGTGGTGGTGGGCACCACCGCCTTACTCCGGGGCCCGGTGCTCCCCGAGCTGGCCTTGGTCCTCCTGCCCTATGCGGATGGCTTCCTCTACGATGCCGACTTCCGCGCCGCCGAGCGGTACCATCGCCTGCTTTGGGCCCTTACCGAGCTGAGGCCGGGAAGAAGGCCCCTTCTGGTCCTCCAGACCTACACCCCCGACCACCCAGCCCACGAGGCGCTTTTGCAGGGAAGCGTGGAGGCCTTCCCCTGGAGGGAAAAGGCCCTGCGGGAGGCCCTGGACTACCCCCCCAAGGTGCGGATGGTGAAGCTGGAGGTGGCCCACCGCAAGGAGGAGCGGGCCCTCGAGGAGGCCTATGCCCTCCTCTCCGCCCTGAAGGGGGTGGCCCGGGAGGGGGAGGTGCTGGGCCCGGCCCCTGGCCCGGTGCCCCGGGTGAAGGGGCTGTACGTCTTCCACCTCCTCCTAAAGGGAAGCACGGAGCGGCTTAGGGAGCTTCTTTCCCGCCTGGACCGCCGTCGCTTCAAGCTGGACCCCGATCCCCACCGCTTTGTGGGGCTTTTGGAGGATTAG